GCCTCCCTGCGCCAGCAGGGTCTGCTCGTCATAGACGTCAAGGAGCAGGGGGTCGGGCAGAAGGACATACTGGAGCCCTTCAAGAAGGTCAAGCTGGCCGACCTGGTGGTCTTCACCCGGCAGTTCTCGACCATGATCAACGCCGGACTCCCCATAGTCCGCGCCCTGTACATCCTCTCGGAGCAGGCCACGAACCCCAAGCTCCAGGAGGTCCTCGTGCAGGTGCGCAAGGACGTCGAGGCAGGGTTCGCGCTCTCGGAGGCGCTCGGCAAGCACCCCAAGGTGTTCAACCGGCTCTACGTGGAGATGGTGAAGGCGGGCGAGGTCGGCGGTATCCTGGACGACGTGCTGCTGCGGATCGCGGGCCAGCTGGAGAAAGACCAGGAGCTCCGGCGCAAGGTCAAGAGCGCGATGACCTACCCGCTGGTGGTGCTGGTTCTCGCCGTCCTCGCGGCGGCCTTCATGCTCGTCTTTATCGTGCCGATATTCGCCAGGATGTTCGAGGATCTCGGCGGCACCCTGCCGCTCCCGACGCGGATAGCGCTCGGCCTCTCGAACCTGCTCACCGGCTTCGGCGGGATATTCATAGCGGCGGCGCTTATCGGGGGCGTATTCTTCTTCCTGCGCTGGAAGGACACCGAGAATGGACGAAAGGTGTGGGGCCGGGCGCTGCTCAAGATGCCGGTAACCATCGGCGACATCATCCAGAAAGTCGCTCTAGCCCGCTTCGCCCGTACCCTGGGCACACTATCGGCTGCGGGCGTGCCGATCCTACAGTCGCTGGAGATCACGGCAAACTCCTCTGGCAACTGGGTAATAGAGAACGCGCTCCTGAAGAGCCGGGATGCGATTCGCCAGGGCTCACCGATCTACAAGCCGTTAGAGAGCGAGCCCGTATTCCCGCCGATGGTGACGCGCATGATCTCGGTCGGCGAGGAGACCGGTGACCTGGACGGCATGCTCACCAAGATAGCCGAGTTCTACGAGTCCGAGGTGGATGCGGCGGTAAAGTCCCTGACCTCGATAATAGAGCCGCTGATGATCGTGGTCGTCGGCGGCATAGTCGGCAGCATCATCGTGGCGATGTACCTCCCGATGTTCAAGATCTTCGAGCTCATAGAGTAGCCTGTTTGCAGGCTCTTGCGGCTTTTCATCGCGCTTTGCAGTAGGTTTTAACCAGCCAAACTGTTCGATTCAGCGGAGGGAGCGGCCCGGCGGCCGTGGTTCTCGCGTAGCGAGCTACACGAGAGTACCCCCCGAGGAGCACCCGTACGAGCGCGGTTCCGAGAGCATGACAGAGCGGTTTGGTGGGATGTATGGCAATAAGTTGCGAGACTAGTCTCAGGGCGGAAAAGTTATTGAGAGTGTCCTGTAGCACGGTTCTGTGGAGCTCCAGAGGCGCTCTTCAGGGCGCGTGGCCAGGCGCGGCGAGAGGCCGTGCTCGCGCCCTGGCCTAGAGAAACTCCCGGCTATCCCAGGCCATCCCGCTCCCGGGTACGTGAGATAAAACTGGCCGGCAAGGGGCCGGGAGGTGTTAGCCGGGTACTGGCGGGGTAGGTTCGTCCTTGCCTGTAATTACACTCTGGGGATGGTGCTGGACCGTATAGCTGCCGGTAGGAGACGAGTGGGAAGTGAGTCGATGTGGAATTTTCCGACAGCGGTACGGGGCGAGAGGGAGGAGCCGGCTCAGTGACCTCAGTAACCTCCGTAAGCTCCGTGACGCTTGGGCTGGTGCCCGCGCCGGATCTCCCCGCGAAGGTGGCCTACGAGCTCGCCCCCGAGCTCCCCGCCCTCCTCGGCCGGCATATAGATCAGGCGGTCCAGTGGGAGGTGCCGGTGATCGTGGATCCTCTGACTGGCGGCGAGGAGGAGGCTCCCCAGATACTCGACGAGACCTGGAATCTCAAGCGGCGGGAGGGTTGGGACATGGCGATCTCCATTACGGACCTGCCCATGCACCGGGACGGGCGGGTGCTCGTGGCCAACGCCAGCGTGGATCGCGGGCTCGGAGGCATATCCTTGCCGGCACTGGGGGCGACGCTGCTGCGCCGCCGGGTGCGGGAGGCCGTCCTCCAGCTCGCCAGCGAGATACGCTGGGGGAGCTCGGAATCCGACCGGGACCGTCAGAAGAGGCTCCGGCATACACAGGCGGGAGACCGCGCCGGGGTCGCCGGAGAGGAGCGCCTGCGCGGCCGGGGTCCCAGACAACTCGTCGGACGGCGGCTCACCGAGCGTCTGGCTCCCATAAAGAGGGTCACGACCACCGACGAGACAGGGGTGGACGTACGCTACCTCGTCCCCGGGATGAGGGGGCACGTAAGACTCCTGTCCGGGATGGTGCTCTCCAACAACCCCTTCGCGCTCTTCGCGACGATGAAAGGGAGCCTCGTCGCGGCGTTCGCCACGGGTACCTATGCCCTGATCTTCTCCAGCGTCCGGGTACTGAGCGACTCTTTCGGTCCGCTGCGTCTTGTAGCGTTCATGATCCTGTCAATCATGGCGATAGGTTTGTGGCTCGTTATCTCCTACGGTCTGTGGGAACGCCCGTACAGCCGCAAGAGCCCGGGCCTCTCGCGACTGTACAACACCGTTACCGCGCTCACCCTGGGTGTGTCGGTGCTGTCGCTATACGCCGCGCTGTTGGTGCTGGCGTTTTTGGCGGCGATGTTTCTGGTACCCGCGGATCTGTTCCAGACGACTATAGGGCACCCGCCCAGGCTCGGCGACTACCTGAGCCTGGCCTCGGTGGTCGCTTCGCTGGCCATGATCGCCGGCTCCCTGGGTCTCCGGGTCGAAGACCGGGAGACGGTGCTCAGAGCCACCTATGGCTATCGTCAGAGGCGTCGTATCGAAGCGGGTAAGAAGGCCAAGACGAGCAGCGTGACAGGCGAAGATACACGGGGCTCTCCCGAATACCCTGAACCCTGGCGCATCCACCGGCGCAATCGGGGGCGGGGAGACCAGGGAAGCTAGACTCGGCTGGGGCGACCCTAAGCCACCCTGCCCGGGCCGGCGTCGTCCGAGCTCCGGCGGCTACGCACCCTAAAGCCCAGGATCAGGAGCAAGACGCCGAAGATTATGGCGTAGATCCCGACGAGCCACACCAGCGAAACGATGCCCACCCCCGGCAGCACCGCGAGGATGATGCCGAACAGGACGGACACGACTCCGCCCGCGATCATCGCCCACTCACCCTCTATCTCTCTGCGGAGCTCTATAGCCAGAACGATCTCGATAACGCCCGTGATGATCGCCCAGGCGGCGATCAGGTACAGCAGCGCCACCGCCGCGAGGCCGGGGAGCACAAAAGCTACCAGCCCCGCCAGTACGCCAAACACACCCTCTATCAGGAGCAACCAGCGGGGCCTCCCCCTGGAGGCTCCACCGAACACGCCGCCTATCGCGAACACGCCGTCGACCAGCATGTACGCCCCGAACAGCACGACCAGGGCGAACAGGGTAATGTCCGGCCGCAAGAGCGCCGCGAGGCCGAAGAGTAGGGCGATGGCCCCGCGAAGCGCCAGCGCCCACCACGGCCCCGCGATCCTCGAAAACGGTTGTGCGGATGATTCTCTCTCCACTGTATAGCCTCTTTCTTACGGTCTTGTGTGCCTCCGAACAATATTAACTGGTAGTGACGACGTTATTCGATAGGTGAAGCGCGCCTGGAGCTTGGCTGGTGATGATTCCGTTGACGTTCCAGAACTACCGCAGGAGGCTCGTCCTTACCGGAGAACGTCAAACAACCCGAGCGGCTGCTTTCTTTGCTGATCTACAGAGATAGCGAGGGCCCGCCGGTCATCAACCAGACCGGCGGGCCCTCGCGGCCCCGGAAAAATCTCGGGGCGGCGTTAAGCGATAGCCTGTAGAAACAGGCTGCGCTAGGTGGTGTTTAGGTGATCTAGGCGGTGTTGTTCTCGCCCTTGCTCGTCTCGTACAGGAACCACATGCGCTCCTCGGCCCCTTCGAGCACGTCTTCGAGCACGTCGCTGGTCTTGTAGTCCCGGCACCCGTCCGCGACCTCGTGGGCCGAGCGCACCTTCTGCACGATATGCCGGTTATCCTCTATGAGGCGGCGTAGCATCTCGCCCGGATGGACGTACTCCTCGTTGTCGTCCTCTATGGACTGCAGCTCGCTTATGTGAGAGATGCTGCGGATGGTGGTGCCGCCGATCTTGCGCACCCTCTCGGAC
Above is a genomic segment from Rubrobacter aplysinae containing:
- a CDS encoding type II secretion system F family protein; this encodes MPTFTYKARTRRGEIMQDIVEGENQMSVAASLRQQGLLVIDVKEQGVGQKDILEPFKKVKLADLVVFTRQFSTMINAGLPIVRALYILSEQATNPKLQEVLVQVRKDVEAGFALSEALGKHPKVFNRLYVEMVKAGEVGGILDDVLLRIAGQLEKDQELRRKVKSAMTYPLVVLVLAVLAAAFMLVFIVPIFARMFEDLGGTLPLPTRIALGLSNLLTGFGGIFIAAALIGGVFFFLRWKDTENGRKVWGRALLKMPVTIGDIIQKVALARFARTLGTLSAAGVPILQSLEITANSSGNWVIENALLKSRDAIRQGSPIYKPLESEPVFPPMVTRMISVGEETGDLDGMLTKIAEFYESEVDAAVKSLTSIIEPLMIVVVGGIVGSIIVAMYLPMFKIFELIE
- a CDS encoding HdeD family acid-resistance protein, which translates into the protein MERESSAQPFSRIAGPWWALALRGAIALLFGLAALLRPDITLFALVVLFGAYMLVDGVFAIGGVFGGASRGRPRWLLLIEGVFGVLAGLVAFVLPGLAAVALLYLIAAWAIITGVIEIVLAIELRREIEGEWAMIAGGVVSVLFGIILAVLPGVGIVSLVWLVGIYAIIFGVLLLILGFRVRSRRSSDDAGPGRVA
- a CDS encoding Dps family protein is translated as MAEKTQVKTFPAPEELATPTDLSPDEAQAVTEAVNPLIADTFALYTKTKNFHWHLSGSHFRDYHLLLDEHAEQILATVDPMSERVRKIGGTTIRSISHISELQSIEDDNEEYVHPGEMLRRLIEDNRHIVQKVRSAHEVADGCRDYKTSDVLEDVLEGAEERMWFLYETSKGENNTA